The region ATACTTTCGCATCTCTCGCGCGATTGTCCCGAAGATCGTCTGGCCAGCAACCGAAGGGCTCAGGAACTTGTGCGCCTCTTCGATGGTGATCACCAGCGGCAGAGGCTTCGGGCGGTCTCCCCCGAGCGATTCCTCCGTCTTCTCGACGTACTTTCCGTGGATACGCCTCGTCAGGATATTGGCCACGAGCATGTACCTCAGCGGCTGGGTATGCTGGCCGAACTCCAGGACGACGTGTTTGCCGCCGTCGAGGTAACTCATGATCTGCTTGACGGCATCGACGTCGATCGTGTCCTTTGAGTCGTCGATGAGGAACGACTTACAGCTCTCCGCCAATACTCGCAGTTTCCTCTGAAGGGCAGACAGCGCGCCTTGGTGGACATTGTTGTGCTCGCAGAAATCGTCGATGTCGTCGCGTTCCATCTCCATGAGCTTGCTCAGCCAGCGATCCTCAAACCGGCCCACGAGCGCGTAGCCCGTTTCTACCGCCGTTGAGGACAGGTTCAGATCGTGCTGGAGCAAGACGATATCGTCCACCGTCACCTGGCTGTAGGGAATCTTCACCTCAAAGTCGATCGGCGCTCCCCTCCGGCGAGACGAGTCCGGGTCGAGCGAGAAGACCGCCACCTGGTCGCGGAAGTACTGCTTCAGTCCGCGCACCTCGGCCCGGTCGCCTTCGACGGTTCCCTTCCAGCCGTACTCGCTGTGCATGTCGAATACGAGGTTCGCGGCCTTGCGGTTCTTGATGATTCCGCAGAGCATGATGCGCGTCAGGAAGGTCTTGCCCGTGCCTGACTTGCCGAAGATGCCGTTGCTCCGTTCGACGAACCGTTCGAGGTTGATGCACACCGGCGTCTCCTCCATGTCCAGAGGGGTGCCGATGTTGAAGAACCTGACGTTCTCGTTCTCGTCACCGAAGATCCGGTTGACATCCTGTCCCGTTGCGGGGAGCACCGGACTGAAGTGGCCGGGGATCGTCTTTACGGGCAACAGGTCCGACTCCAGGTCGTTCTTCGGCACCATCAGCATCGGTCGAAGGGAGATGGTTCCGTAGGTAGTTGTACCGCTCAGTATACAGCGCATCAGTTCGTCGCTTCGGCCCGGCGGATTGTCGAGCAGTCCGCGAGCCGAGGTGCTGAGCGTCACGTCCGTGATCATCGAGAAGAAGCGGAACTTCTCGCCCTCTACAACGACGAACTTCCCCGCCCGCACGTCCTCAACGCTGTTCCCCGCATCGAGCTTCATCTCCAGGCCTTCGACCAGCGACCCCTGGACTATCTGTCCGATCTCGCTGGGGGACATGACTTGATCCATCTATCGAATCCTCCTGACGATCGCACGCAACCGCTCGTAGTCGTCCCGCAGGAGGCTGGCCAGCTCCTTGCCGGCGTTCACGATGAAATCGCGATCTCCGTTCCGCGCGGCAAGGGCCTCACGAATGCACGCCGCGACCATTTCGTCACACGGCGCGTTGTGGAAGCCCACCAAGGTGCGGAGGAAGTCCGTGCGGTCAGTGAAGCGTGCGATCTCCTCTGCGTTGCACTCGAACACCTGCGTGTGGATTCTGGGGGGCAGGGAAGGGAGGTACTGCCTGATGGAGTTCCCGTGCGCGTACCCAACGATCGCTGCCTGGAACTTGGTCATAAGCAGCCACTCCGCAAGCTGAGGCTGTTCGCGGGCGAGTTCGTCCTCTGCCTTCCAGTATGCACGGGGCTGCTTGCCAGTTTCGGTGCTCGTCGTCGTTGCGCTGTAGACGACTGCGAAGATCGCCGGCTGAAGGGTGGTAGACGTGTCGATATCCCCCCCGGCCATAACCGCGTCGTAGTCTGCGCTGAACGATCCCTCGGCTGCCCGGAACGCGAACGGATCGTCGGGATCGGAGGCCGGAGTCTCTTGCACGACCGGCGTCATGTCATCCATCCCTGTATCCATCAGGATCTTGACGAAGCTGCCGAACCTGGGCGGTGCGTGAAGAGTATAGCTCTCGGCCGTAAACTCGGATGTACTCGCCTCGATGATCTCGCCGATAAACTCGTGTTCGTCCGTCATCATCGCTGTCAGTATCCCTTCGATATCCGCTTCAGGCTGCGTGTCACCGGCGCCCCATGCTTGATCATAGAGCGTTCCAGAATCTCGTAGAAAGCGCGCCGTTCTGGTCCGCGAACCACCGCTTTGTCGTGTGCCTCGCTAAGTGCAACGGGATATCCTTGACCTTTCCCCGCCTGGTCAGAGCAAACCGAGTGTATCCCATTAAGCAGTCGGGGGCTCTCCGCGACCCAGGTCGGGATCTCGATTCGAGCGATTTCCATGCCAACGCTCAGGTAGAACGCCCCGATCTTGTGTTCGCCGTATGACTCCAGAATCCTCGATTGGCTCGTGAATACCACGGAGCGTTCGCCTTGCTTGAGCCGCCTCCCATACACCGCGCGGTC is a window of Armatimonadota bacterium DNA encoding:
- a CDS encoding ATP-binding protein, with product MDQVMSPSEIGQIVQGSLVEGLEMKLDAGNSVEDVRAGKFVVVEGEKFRFFSMITDVTLSTSARGLLDNPPGRSDELMRCILSGTTTYGTISLRPMLMVPKNDLESDLLPVKTIPGHFSPVLPATGQDVNRIFGDENENVRFFNIGTPLDMEETPVCINLERFVERSNGIFGKSGTGKTFLTRIMLCGIIKNRKAANLVFDMHSEYGWKGTVEGDRAEVRGLKQYFRDQVAVFSLDPDSSRRRGAPIDFEVKIPYSQVTVDDIVLLQHDLNLSSTAVETGYALVGRFEDRWLSKLMEMERDDIDDFCEHNNVHQGALSALQRKLRVLAESCKSFLIDDSKDTIDVDAVKQIMSYLDGGKHVVLEFGQHTQPLRYMLVANILTRRIHGKYVEKTEESLGGDRPKPLPLVITIEEAHKFLSPSVAGQTIFGTIAREMRKYSVTLLVVDQRPSGIDAEVLSQVGTRITCLLNDEKDIDAVMTGVSGAGGLRSVLASLDSKQQALVIGHAVPMPVVVKTRMYDDQDFRRSMGHPDGGKRAEQAAREMDIDFA